In Quercus robur chromosome 10, dhQueRobu3.1, whole genome shotgun sequence, a genomic segment contains:
- the LOC126701958 gene encoding probable inactive purple acid phosphatase 27 has product MEDSSRSCLKLFTIVLFWCLASAHRVHEYDKHPLSKIDIYKTTVALSDSVSLKANPLILGLKGEDTAWMTVELVNPNPSNDDWVAVFSPAKFNSSTCPAENDEAESPYLCTSPIKYKYANFSDSKYAKTGKASLKFQLINQRADFSFALFSGGLSNPKLVSVSNYISFANPKAPLFARLANGKSWNEMTVTWTSGYSIDEAVPFVEWGLHGETHMRSPAGTLTIEQNSMCGAPARTVGWRDLGFTHTSFLTNLWPNTVYSYRMGHILFNGSYIWSKTHSFKSSPYPGQDSLQRVIIFGDMGKGERDGSTEYANKDPGALNTTDQLIKDLPNYDIVFHIGDIAYADGYIADWDQFLQQVEPITSTVPYMVASGNHERDWPDSGSFYTGTDSGGECGVIAETLYYVPAENRAKFWYSTDYGMFHFCIADTEHDWREGSEQYKFIEKCLASVDRRKQPWLIFAAHRPLGYSSNDWFGQEGSFSEPMGRDDMQKLWQKYRVDIAFYGHVHDYERTCPIYQNVCVNSEVSHYSGTMNGTIHVVVGGGGHHLGTSFIGIPNWSLYRDFDFGFVKLTAFNRSSLLFEYKKSSDGKVYDSFTIHREYRDILACVHDSCGTSTWAS; this is encoded by the exons ATGGAAGACAGCTCTCGCAGCTGCCTGAAATTGTTTACCATTGTGCTCTTTTGGTGCTTGGCTTCGGCTCACCGTGTTCATGAATATGATAAGCATCCATTATCCAAGATCGACATTTATAAGACCACTGTTGCACTCAGTGACTCGGTCTCCCTCAAAGCGAACCCGCTCATTCTCGGCTTGAAG GGTGAGGACACAGCATGGATGACCGTTGAACTTGTAAATCCAAATCCTTCCAATGATGATTGGGTTGCAGTTTTTTCTCCTGCAAAATTCAA CTCATCAACCTGTCCAGCAGAAAATGATGAAGCCGAGTCTCCATATTTATGTACAAGCCCAATAAAG TATAAGTACGCAAATTTCTCCGATTCAAAGTATGCCAAAACGGGCAAAGCTTCTTTGAAGTTCCAGTTGATCAATCAAAGGGCAGACTTCTCCTTTGCATTGTTTTCAGGCGGTTTGTCAAAT CCTAAGCTGGTGTCAGTTTCAAATTACATTTCATTTGCCAATCCTAAAGCACCTCTATTTGCACGCCTTGCTAATGGGAAATCCTGGAATGAA ATGACAGTAACATGGACGAGTGGCTATTCCATAGATGAAGCTGTTCCATTTGTTGAGTGGGGTCTCCATGGAGAAACACATATGCGATCCCCAGCTGGCACATTGACGATTGAACAGAACAGCATGTGTG GTGCACCTGCACGGACTGTTGGCTGGCGCGATCTTGGTTTTACACATACGAGTTTCTTAACAAACTTGTGGCCAAACACTGT GTACTCTTACAGGATGGGTCATATCCTATTTAATGGTTCATATATCTGGAGCAAAACTCATTCTTTCAAATCCTCCCCATATCCTGGACAGGACTCATTACAGCGTGTTATAATATTTGGTGACATGGGGAAG GGAGAACGTGACGGTTCAACTGAATATGCTAATAAAGATCCGGGAGCACTTAACACTACAGACCAACTCATCAAGGACCTGCCaaattatgatatagtattcCACATAGGAGATATAGCATATGCAGATGGATACATCGCAGATTGGGATCAATTCCTGCAACAGGTGGAGCCCATTACATCTACTGTTCCATATATGGTTGCAAG TGGTAATCATGAACGTGATTGGCCAGATTCAGGTTCCTTCTATACTGGTACAGATTCAGGTGGGGAATGTGGTGTGATTGCTGAGACCTTATACTATGTTCCTGCTGAAAACAGAGCTAAGTTCTG GTATTCAACAGATTATGGCATGTTTCACTTCTGTATAGCTGACACTGAGCATGATTGGAGAGAGGGTTCAGAACAGTATAAGTTCATTGAGAAATGCCTAGCATCAGTTGATAGGCGAAAACAACCTTGGTTGATCTTTGCTGCTCATCGTCCCCTTGGGTATTCCTCTAATGATTGGTTTGGCCAAGAGGGCTCATTTTCAGAGCCCATGGGAAGGGATGACATGCAGAAGCTTTGGCAGAAGTACAGGGTAGATATTGCATTCTATGGCCATGTCCATGATTATGAAAGGACATGCCCCATTTACCAG AATGTGTGTGTTAATTCAGAAGTGTCCCATTATTCGGGCACCATGAACGGAACCATCCATGTTGTTGTTGGCGGGGGAGGGCATCACCTAGGAACATCCTTCATAGGGATACCCAATTGGAGTTTATACAGAGATTTCGACTTTGGATTTGTCAAACTAACAGCATTCAATCGCTCCTCTCTTCTTTTCGAGTACAAGAAAAGCAGTGATGGAAAGGTATATGATTCCTTTACTATTCATAGAGAGTACAGAGATATCTTGGCATGTGTACACGACAGTTGTGGAACAAGCACTTGGGCATCTTGA